DNA sequence from the Nicotiana tomentosiformis chromosome 3, ASM39032v3, whole genome shotgun sequence genome:
TTGACAATATTCGTGATTGACAGAAAATGGGATATACTCAGACGGAATTGGTAGCATCATCCCATATTTACTTATCAAAGTAGAAAATAAAAATGGCGTTCTCCCAAAGCCCTATTTATTACCATAAAAGGAAATTAGAAATTGTATTTTGTCAGCATGATTCTTTGACATTCTTTACATTTTAAACAAAACTGAATATAAAGAAGGTCCACATTTGCTATGACTGGTTCTGCTTTAGATATGTCAAGAACATTACATACTGCATCCAACATACTAGTAGTAGTACCTGATTTACATAAAAGTACTGCTCACTCCAACTAGCTAAATCTCACTAGAACCAGATAAGAAGCTAAGATAAAACATCAATTTACAATTTCAAAATGACCGTGAAGCAGCACAACTCACAAGTTGCTAGCATAGTTAGAAGAAAACAGTAAAACAAATAAGCAGATAACATAGATACAAATACACATGTTGTTGGAATTAAAGTACAGATTGGGTTTGGACCCACCGAGTAAGATTGGAAGAGCCTATATTAAGATGGATAATGAAATAGTAGAAAATACGGCAAGGGAGGACAAATGATAGTGGATTTGGATTTTGGACAGGTGCATTGACAAGAATGTGTCGTGACAGTGTAAGAGTATAGTATGGCTAGATGATTAGGGTTTGAGGAGGAAGAGATGGACTCACCGTTGAAGATCGAGAAATTGGAGGAAGACGGTGGCTGCTAATGATCCCGGCGGAGGCGTCGGTGGCTCGTATACACCGGAGAGTGAAAAAAGAGAGCGCTATGGACGAATGGGGTAATTAACGCAAAATGAAAGTATGCCCCTTAGCACTCTTTGCAAGTGTCACACGTGAATCCCCGAGTTATTCGCCGATTTATATAAGTTGCAATAAATGCGATTTAAGTCCCAATTAGGCAATACGTTAATAGTCTAGTCACTAATGGGCTTATAAGTCGCAATCACTAATGTGATCTATATTAGTCCGTAATTAATAAATGCGATTTATAAGGGATTTTGAGAATATAATTTGCAACTACCAATAATAGCTACCAAGGCGATATATAAGTGGCAATGCGAAATGCATTTTATAAGTCGCAAAAGCTATTTATATGTGCGTTTCACATATTTATAAAGTCACGTTTGTTATATATGATTCGTAAGATACTAATTTACATACCTAAGTTTTTTCCAATTGCCGTTTAAGACTTCCTTATTAGTTACATATAAATGTTTGAATGACTtataacataaataaaaataaaaagtttctcTTCCTATATAATCAATGATTGTCAAATTTCTTTATGCATATGTAGACTCAATGATGCTTTATTAGTTTAACTTTTTTATCCTTGGTAAATATGTGATTTGCTGCATTGAAAATAACTCACTACTCTATTACAGATTTATAAATGAAGAGCTAcacttttggaaaaaaaaaatttatatgtGACGAACAAGGATCTAAACATGATTCGAGAAAGGAAAAAAATTTAAGTGTCTATTAGCAAATATAAATCGTATCCAATAAATACTGACTTGCAATCATATTCAACAAATACAACTTATGGCAGAGAAAAAGCCCAAAATCATACATTATCTTtggctttagactcaaagtcatacatattctttcacatggagcactaatagtcaatttactttaacaaagtggtgcacttttagtcataacactaaacacattttaatttttaacagaaATCTAAGATCTGACAAAATATCTATtccatttattttcttgtttaccgaaagaaataaagatgacagatttatctagatagcaaataataaatatacatagaatttatttactatttatctaTTTACTATTTATTTACTATACGTAAAATATACATTTTACTAAGAAGTGTTAAACAccgttaatttttatttgcaatgattgttatctagataacctcaaatgttatctagatttttttattatatacataaaatttatttttattttatgtatatttattatACGTTGACTCcccttaaaataaaaaaatctaataaatatatatttattttatgtcaaggtatagtaaatattatgtatataataaaaaaaatctagATAACATTTTAGGTTATCTAGATAACAAtcattgcaaataaaaattaacggTGTTTAACATTTCTTAGTAAAATGTATATTTTATGTATAGTAAATAAATAGTAAGTAAattctatgtatatttactatttgctatctagataaatctgtcatctttatttctttcgGTAAACAAAGAAAATAAATGGAACAGATATTTTGTCAGATCTTAGATttctgttaaaaattaaaatgtgtttagtgttatgactaaaagtgcaccactttaTTAAAGTAAATagactattagtgctccatgtggaagaatatgtatgactttgagtctaaaaCCAAAGATAATGTATGGTTTTGGGCTTTTTctcagtgttatgactaaaagtgcaccactttgttaaagtaaatggactattagtgcttcatgtgaaagaatatgtatgactttgagtctaaagcTAAAGATAATGTATCGTTTTGGGCTTTTTCTCACTTATGGCAAGTATAATAACGGCTTTCGCCGATTCTTTCTGTAATGTTTTATCCTTAAACTGCATTCTACAAAATGCCTTTTTGCATATGCCaaaaatgtgtattttgaggGGAGATTAATTGCCTCAAGAAAGACGTTATTGCATAACAATTCCCTCGCCTGAACATTTTAAGAGTATACTTATGATTGGGTAACTATATTTGTACTGCGTATTTAAGAAGTAACTTTCTCATCTTCCAGTAATTTATTTAGGCTAAATCAATGTCAATATTCAACTGTGGAAGATTAAAATACAGTAAATATCATTTCGTAATTTATGCTCCGCACTCTCGTTTCCGTTTTGGAGCTTTCACTTTTATATAAATCTCTAAATTTATAAGCCTCCTCACTTTATTCTCTGCCATTGGACTAAATACAGAAATATGAACTCACTTCTTGTGGCAGTAGTACCACATCCAATTAACCAAGTAGTTGCAGATCATCAAATGCTTCTTAAATAAATGCAAAATCGAACATTATGCTCATTTTTATTGATCAGTTGCAAATCCTTTCTGGTCCTCATAGTATTGACAAAGAAAATAAATACATCCAGAAAGCAATTTGACCAACACTACTGGAAGTTCCTCGCTTCTCCACTCATTTATCACATATAAACTACTCTTGCATAATACAACAACCTAGTGTAATCACACAAGTGGCGTCTTGGAagggtaggatgtacgcagccttacacCTACCTTGGAAGGGCAATTCTtgcacaataataaataagaaaatactcGTACAAGATAACAACAGGACCACCATGATAGCAAAACAACCATTCTTCCACATTTATCAGAAAACTTATGACATGATCTTAACTCAAATCATAGGGGAGCAAATGTGTTCCGGTATTGCGGACAGTGTCTGTACTGAGCTGCTCATCAACTGAGAATTGTTAGGGCTAAGtgaagagtttgcagaacagatACTATCTTCAATGACCATTGGATCCTCATCAGCTGTGCCTCCAGCACACTGAGAACTTCTATACCTGGAAAACATATAAGCAAGAGAGAAGTTGCTCTTCTTTGTTTCTCTTGAGGAGCCTGTGGGCTGACAACCACTTGTATCTTCAAGATTTTCACTGGATGAATCAGCATCGGTTATTGATGCCTCCTCTCTAGGTGAACCACCTGAAGTAAGGCAATGATTATTTCCATCTATTGAACACTCTGCAGGAAAGCTTGTATCACGTCGAGAGCCTTCCCTTAGCTTCATAAGGGTTGTCTCTGCATTAGAAGGAGAAAAGCTTATCAACTAGATACTAACTAATTATTCAGCTTTTAGAAGTATATTTGCTCTTTATCTACTTCAAAAAAAAATGTTCTTCATCATCTATGGCACACTCCATTAATAAAGAATTGAGGTGGAAACAAAGGATATATTTCCAATTCGAATGTGATTTCTTGAATCTGTGGAAGTGCAATAGATCTGATACAAATAGCAAACTTGGAGGACAGCCAGATTATATGATAACCTAGAATATGCTAAAACTGCACTTTGTTTCTTGCACGTTTACCTTGAATGCTAATTCATTATCAATCAAATATGAAGCTTGACAAGCTGTACTTCTTTTGAGGGCACAACAAAAAGGATCATCATAGATGTAAAAGCTAGAAGAGGAAGATAACATGACAATGAAACAAGCAGGCGCACAAGGCAAAGCCCACAGCAGTAAAAGTTTCTTCAAATGAAGTTATCTGTAGACAACCTTTGTACAAAGCCCCTCCTTCCCAAATGGATATTCATACTGTTGACTATAAGGTTGACTCAAGGAGTATGTGATGGCCAAAGTTAGTTATATATTTTTCTGAAAATAGAAGAGAAAGAACGCTTCACTGAGAGGGGAAAAACCAAAAGCGGTTATAACTTTAGGGAAGTATAAGGTATACTTCAGCGTTCAAACATAAAGTTTCAGGAAGATTTAAATATTTATCTGCAGCTGCACTTGAATGATTACCCCTCAACTACTGAAAATAGAACTATACCCTCCGTTTAATTTTGGTCCCAAAAATACCTTACCGTTAGTTTATTAGCTCACTATTACCCCTTTGCTCTCTTGGTGACTCGAACCTGCAATCTCAAGTTGGAGGTAGAGGGTGCTTACCACTTGtacatatatagtcatatcatacCAACATTTAAGCTTTAGTTAGATTATCCTGCAAGGATGCATAAATCTAGTGAAGCAACACAAGACAATGAATCTTCTCTAGTGCCTTCTTATTGACAAGATTGTCACTACTACAGCTGTTTCAGACTTTATGGACTTGGGGATTGGGAAGTAACCTAAGAGAATACTAGAGCTTGATTCCTCATTCCTCATGTTATAGATGTACAAGTACAACCATATGATCATTTTCTTCTCAGGGCATCCTCATTCATCAAGTTGGAGCATATGAGTTTAAATTAATTCCATTTATCTACTTCTACCAATGAGGATAAAATACAGCTACTATACTCAGCTACAAGATCTAAATGATGCTCGAAGGATGCTTCTCACTCTACTACAAAAGAAGTCACAAAATCTTCCTTTGTCGTGGCTTTTAATGAACTGACATTAAAAGTtgaaacaataattaattaattactcaCTGACCTTTAAAGCGATGTTCTCTTGTACCGTAGGTAGTCATTGGCCTTCAAAGCGATTTTATCTTGAATTTTAGTTGCTTTTGCTCTATAGTGATTTTCCGATACATAAAAGAAAAATTGGAAGTTATTTTTTCAGAATATCAAGTTAGGTATTTGAATACCAAAACCTGGGAATTTGGAGACTCAAATTAAAAGGGATCTACTATCTTCTGCGAATTCTACATAATCAACTCATTTCCCAAAATGATCAGATATCCACCAGTACACATAATCTATTCCTCAATTCTTATGAAGCAACATATGAATCCAGAAGATACAATAACAGAAGACTTTGCAGATACCATTTCAATGATTTGCAAAGAAGGTGGAACTAAGAATAAAAGGAAATGTACCGTAGATGGAGAGAGAGTCAGCTTTCATGAGCTTCGATGATGGCCTTTCCGACTCCAGTTGCTCCAGCGAGCTAATTGTTGACCGTCTTACTCTTCCCagcattctctctctctctctctctctctctctaaactTTGAGAAACTTCCCAAATAAGACTCCCAAATCTAATTGGCGGCAAAAACAAAATGATAAATAGCGGGAAGTGGGAACAAACGGACATGGGCTTAAATTCCTATTTGGGCCAATAAAACGAAAATGTGGTCTGGGC
Encoded proteins:
- the LOC104097527 gene encoding uncharacterized protein — its product is MLGRVRRSTISSLEQLESERPSSKLMKADSLSIYETTLMKLREGSRRDTSFPAECSIDGNNHCLTSGGSPREEASITDADSSSENLEDTSGCQPTGSSRETKKSNFSLAYMFSRYRSSQCAGGTADEDPMVIEDSICSANSSLSPNNSQLMSSSVQTLSAIPEHICSPMI